Proteins encoded in a region of the Macaca mulatta isolate MMU2019108-1 chromosome X, T2T-MMU8v2.0, whole genome shotgun sequence genome:
- the MAGEE1 gene encoding melanoma-associated antigen E1, producing MSLVSQNSRRRRRRVAKATAHNSSWDEMQAPNAPGFPADMPGSDVPQGPSDSQILQGLCASEGPSTSVLPTSAEGPSTFVPPTISEASSASGQPTVSEGPGTSLLATPSEGLSTSGPPTISKGLCTSVTLAASEGRNTSRPPTSSEEPSTSVPATPGEGTSTSVPPTASEGPSTSVVPTPDEGPSTSVQSTAGEGPSTSVPLTATEGLSTSVQDTPDEGLSTSVPPTATEGLSTPVPPTPDEGPSTSMPATPGEGRSTSMLPAASDGQSISLVPTPGKGSSTSGPPTATEGLSTSVQPTAGEGPSTSVPPTPGEGLSTSVPPTATEGLSTSVPPTPGEGPSTSVLPTPGEGRSTSVPPTASDGSDTSVPPTPGEGPSTLVQPTASDRPGSSVLPNPGEGPSTLFSSSASVDRNPSKCSIVLPSPRVTKASVDSDSEGPKGAEGPIEFEVLRDCESPNSITIMGLSTSRVAITLKPQDPMEQNVAELLQFLLVKDQSKYPIRESEMREYIVKEYRNQFPEILRRAAAHLECIFRFELRELDPEARTYILLNKLGPVPFEGLEESPNGPKMGLLMMILGQIFLNGNQAKEAEIWEMLWRMGVQRERRLSIFGNPKRLLSVEFVWQRYLDYRPVTDCKPVEYEFFWGPRSHLETTKMKILKFMAKIYNKDPMDWPEQYNEALEEDAARAFAEGWQALPHFRRPFFEEAAAEVASPDSEVSSYSSKYAPHSWPESRLESKARKLVQLFLLMDSTKLPIPKKGILYYIGRECSKVFPDLLNRAARTLNHVYGTELVVLDPRNHSYTLYNRREMEETEEIVDSPNRPGNNFLMQVLSFIFIMGNHARESAVWAFLRGLGVQSGRKHVITCRYLSQRYIDSLRVPDSDPVQYEFVWGPRARLETSKMKALRYVARIHRKEPQDWPQQYREAMEDEANRADVGHRQFFVHNFR from the coding sequence ATGTCTCTGGTAAGCCAGAAttcgcgccgccgccgccgccgcgttGCGAAGGCCACTGCGCACAACAGCAGCTGGGACGAAATGCAGGCCCCTAATGCCCCCGGTTTCCCCGCTGATATGCCAGGCTCAGACGTCCCCCAGGGTCCCAGCGATTCCCAGATCCTTCAGGGCCTCTGTGCCTCTGAGGGCCCAAGCACCTCCGTTCTGCCCACCTCCGCTGAGGGCCCAAGCACCTTTGTGCCGCCCACCATCTCTGAGGCCTCAAGCGCCTCCGGGCAGCCCACCGTCTCTGAGGGACCTGGCACCTCCCTGCTGGCCACCCCCAGTGAGGGCCTAAGCACCTCCGGGCCTCCCACCATCTCTAAGGGGCTGTGCACCTCTGTGACGCTTGCCGCCTCTGAGGGCCGGAACACCTCCAGGCCGCCCACTTCCTCTGAGGAACCGAGCACCTCCGTGCCGGCCACCCCTGGTGAGGGAACGAGCACCTCCGTGCCGCCCACAGCCTCTGAGGGACCAAGCACCTCCGTGGTGCCCACCCCTGATGAGGGACCGAGCACCTCCGTGCAGTCCACCGCTGGTGAGGGACCGAGCACCTCCGTGCCGCTCACCGCCACTGAGGGCCTGAGCACCTCCGTGCAGGACACTCCTGATGAGGGACTGAGCACCTCCGTGCCGCCCACCGCCACTGAGGGTCTGAGCACCCCCGTGCCGCCCACCCCTGATGAGGGACCGAGCACCTCCATGCCGGCCACTCCTGGTGAGGGACGGAGCACCTCCATGCTGCCCGCCGCCTCTGACGGACAAAGCATCTCCTTGGTGCCCACCCCCGGTAAGGGATCAAGCACCTCCGGGCCACCCACCGCCACCGAGGGCCTGAGCACCTCCGTGCAGCCCACTGCTGGTGAGGGACCGAGCACCTCCGTGCCGCCCACCCCTGGCGAGGGACTGAGCACCTCTGTGCCTCCCACCGCCACTGAGGGCTTGAGCACCTCCGTGCCGCCCACTCCCGGTGAGGGACCAAGCACTTCCGTACTGCCAACCCCCGGTGAGGGACGGAGCACCTCTGTGCCGCCCACTGCCTCTGATGGATCGGACACCTCCGTGCCGCCCACTCCTGGTGAGGGCCCAAGCACCTTAGTGCAGCCCACTGCCTCTGACAGACCGGGAAGCTCCGTGCTGCCCAACCCTGGTGAGGGCCCGAGCACCTTGTTTAGCTCTAGTGCTTCTGTGGACCGGAACCCCTCCAAGTGTTCCATTGTTTTGCCAAGCCCTAGGGTAACCAAGGCCTCCGTGGACTCGGACTCTGAGGGTCCTAAGGGTGCAGAAGGCCCTATAGAATTCGAGGTCCTGAGAGACTGTGAGAGCCCCAACTCCATTACTATTATGGGCCTCAGTACTTCCCGGGTTGCAATTACCTTGAAGCCCCAGGACCCTATGGAACAGAATGTAGCTGAGCTGTTGCAGTTCCTGCTGGTGAAGGATCAGAGCAAGTACCCTATCCGGGAGTCTGAAATGCGGGAATATATTGTTAAAGAATATCGCAACCAGTTTCCTGAGATACTCAGGCGAGCAGCAGCCCACCTGGAGTGCATTTTTCGGTTTGAATTGAGAGAACTTGACCCTGAGGCACGTACCTACATTCTGTTAAACAAACTGGGACCTGTGCCCTTTGAAGGGTTAGAAGAGAGCCCAAATGGGCCAAAGATGGGCCTCCTGATGATGATTCTAGGCCAAATATTCCTGAATGGCAACCAAGCCAAAGAGGCTGAGATTTGGGAAATGCTCTGGAGGATGGGGGTGCAGCGGGAAAGGAGGCTTTCCATTTTTGGGAACCCAAAGAGACTTCTGTCTGTGGAGTTTGTATGGCAGCGTTACTTAGACTACAGACCAGTAACTGACTGTAAACCAGTGGAGTATGAGTTTTTCTGGGGCCCAAGATCCCACCTAGAAACCACCAAGATGAAAATTCTGAAGTTCATGgctaaaatatataacaaagatCCTATGGATTGGCCAGAGCAATACAATGAAGCTCTGGAAGAAGATGCTGCCAGAGCCTTTGCTGAGGGTTGGCAGGCTCTCCCTCACTTTAGGAGGCCCTTTTTTGAGGAAGCTGCTGCAGAGGTAGCATCCCCTGATTCAGAGGTTTCCAGCTATTCCTCAAAATATGCCCCACATTCATGGCCTGAGTCAAGATTGGAGAGCAAGGCAAGGAAGTTGGTGCAGTTATTTCTGCTTATGGATTCAACTAAGCTGCCTATACCAAAGAAAGGAATTCTGTACTACATTGGCCGAGAGTGCAGCAAAGTGTTCCCTGACCTCCTGAATCGTGCTGCCCGCACCCTGAACCATGTCTATGGGACAGAACTAGTGGTACTTGATCCCAGGAATCACTCCTATACCCTGTACAACCGAAGAGAGATGGAAGAAACTGAGGAGATCGTAGACAGTCCAAACAGGCCTGGCAACAACTTTTTGATGCAGGTCCTAAGCTTCATCTTTATCATGGGCAACCATGCCAGGGAGTCTGCAGTCTGGGCCTTTCTGCGGGGCTTAGGGGTTCAATCTGGGAGAAAGCATGTGATTACCTGCCGATACTTGAGTCAGCGCTATATAGACAGTTTACGGGTTCCTGACAGTGATCCAGTGCAATATGAGTTTGTATGGGGTCCTAGAGCCCGTCTGGAAACCTCCAAGATGAAAGCCTTGCGATATGTGGCCAGAATCCACAGAAAGGAACCACAGGACTGGCCACAGCAGTACAGGGAGGCAATGGAAGATGAGGCCAATAGAGCTGATGTTGGGCACAGGCAATTCTTTGTTCACAACTTCAGGTAG